DNA sequence from the Candidatus Sulfuricurvum sp. RIFRC-1 genome:
AAGACTTTATCCTTGAAGGTCAAGCGGGTTACCCACGTATGAATGCTGAGCGTACAAACGCAAAAGCATCGTTGATCGAACGTACAGGTGTAAGCCTTCGTGCGATGATGCCGTGGATTTCTAAAAACAAAATCGTTAACCAAAGCACAAACTAATATCCCTTTTCAGAGCATGACGCTCTGAATATACTCCATCATAAGAGGTTTTATCATTTTATGAGCAAACGACCTCGACCTAATCACATTTTTTCATTGCAACGCCTTGGATGGGGAATCGTCGGATTTCTCCTTTTTCTGATTGCACTTCTAATCGGGTATGTAATCGGATTTTCACAAGCAGAAGAAGAGCTTGCCGCCGAACGTGTTCAAACACAGATGCTCGTAAATCAAATCAAAGAAATTGCCGCGATAGATGAGAGTTACATACCTACCCCAAAGCCCAAAGAAAACGGGCAAGATCTTGAAATCCGTCGACTGAAAAAAGAGCTGCAATCTCTTTTAGAGAAAGAATCTCAGCGTTCACCTGCACAAGTGCATAAACCTGAGCCGATTAAGCCTCAGCATGAATATGCCCCTAAAGATAAGCAGGCGTTACCCCCTCCCGCTCCAAAACGTCCGGTAGTTCTTGATTCCAAAGGTGCAAAACTCGTCATTATCATTGATGATGTTTCGTATGCTCATGATGTTAAGGCAATTCAATCGACGGGATTGCCTTTGGTAATGTCGTTTCTTCCCCCAAGTTCCAGGCATCCGGAATCGGCTAAATTAGCACAACAGCAATCTCGTTATATGGTTCATTTGCCGATGGAAGCGATGGATTTTAACGATGAAGAGGCAGTCACTCTCCATATCACCGATTCTGAAGAACAGATGGCTAAACGCATTTCGACACTCAAGCAGCTTTATCCTGCGGTTCGCTATATGAATAACCATACAGGCTCCAAGTTTACCGCAGATGCGGAAGCAATGGAAAAGCTGATCCGCGTTTTGAAACGGGAAGGGATTGTTTTTGTCGATAGCCGAACGACCGGAAAAACGAAGGTTCCAGAGATATCGAGAAAATTAGGTACCCGTTATATCGGACGCGATGTATTTTTGGATCATCAAGACGGTGTAGCCAATGTTAAAAAGCAGATTAAAGAGGCGGTAGAGAAAGCTAGACGCCATGGAACTGCTATCGCCATCGGTCATCCAAGAGCGGATACGATTCAAGCGCTCAAAGAGTCCAAAGAACTATTACGCGGCATTCAGATAGTCGGGATAGAAAATATTTGACACAGTGACAAAAAATCGCTCGTTTTAACCTTTATTCGCTATTGTTACTCATCTAAAATAGTAATGAGTCAGCATGAGCAATACGATCCATTTTGATATTCCTGAACTCTTCTCGATGAAACGTTATCCCGAGAAACTCTCTTATCGAGGTTCTTTGGATCTTCTTCACCGTCCTAAAATCTCTATTGTCGGGACACGCCGGCCCAATCCTTATACGCGCTCTATTACACTGGAACTTTCCAAAAAACTCTCTTTGTCGGGTATGGTTATTGTCAGCGGCGCGGCACTCGGAGTTGACGCAATAGCCCATCAGGGGGCGGGTGCAGAAAATACGATAGCGGTTCTCCCCAGCGGTATTGATGTGCGTTATCCTGCGGCAAACGCTGAATTGATTGAAGCGATTGAAAAACGAGGGCTTACGATCAGCCCGTTTGAGAGAGGTTTTGATGCTCGCGAGTGGAGTTTTGTCGTCCGTAATGAGATAGTGGTTGCATTGGGGGATGTTTTGATTGTCACTGAGGCAGATATCGACAGCGGAAGTATGCGCAGTGTAGAATATGCGCTTGCGATGAAAAAACCGATCTATGTTCTTCCCCATCGGCTCCGTGAGAGCGCGGCTACGCGTCAACTTTTACGTGATGGGAAGGCTGAAGCGATTGATGATATCGATATCTTTGTTGCCCTGGTCAGTCAAAAAGGGCGAAATGCCATGGACGATAGCCCATTTTTTGCATTTTGCCGAAATGCACCGACCTATGAAGAGGTTTTGGCAAAATTTCCCAAAGATATTTTTGAAGCGGAATTAAACGGGATTGTGGAAGTGCGTAACGGGAGGGTCTATCTAGAGTAAGCAGGACTTAATGTCCTGATTGCCCTGATTTCACTTCATACCCGTAGT
Encoded proteins:
- a CDS encoding divergent polysaccharide deacetylase family protein, with translation MSKRPRPNHIFSLQRLGWGIVGFLLFLIALLIGYVIGFSQAEEELAAERVQTQMLVNQIKEIAAIDESYIPTPKPKENGQDLEIRRLKKELQSLLEKESQRSPAQVHKPEPIKPQHEYAPKDKQALPPPAPKRPVVLDSKGAKLVIIIDDVSYAHDVKAIQSTGLPLVMSFLPPSSRHPESAKLAQQQSRYMVHLPMEAMDFNDEEAVTLHITDSEEQMAKRISTLKQLYPAVRYMNNHTGSKFTADAEAMEKLIRVLKREGIVFVDSRTTGKTKVPEISRKLGTRYIGRDVFLDHQDGVANVKKQIKEAVEKARRHGTAIAIGHPRADTIQALKESKELLRGIQIVGIENI
- a CDS encoding DNA-processing protein DprA, which produces MSNTIHFDIPELFSMKRYPEKLSYRGSLDLLHRPKISIVGTRRPNPYTRSITLELSKKLSLSGMVIVSGAALGVDAIAHQGAGAENTIAVLPSGIDVRYPAANAELIEAIEKRGLTISPFERGFDAREWSFVVRNEIVVALGDVLIVTEADIDSGSMRSVEYALAMKKPIYVLPHRLRESAATRQLLRDGKAEAIDDIDIFVALVSQKGRNAMDDSPFFAFCRNAPTYEEVLAKFPKDIFEAELNGIVEVRNGRVYLE